The window GTGAATTTCTTTCTTCTGCCTTCTTCTATAAAGTTCTTTaacactttgtttttgtttttgttttcgtcaGATATTGGCTTCACATCCTGAGCTTACTTTGCATACAGTTCAAGATTCGTTTACATGTTTCCATTATATAGACAAGTAAGAATCTAACACATTGCTTTGTCATTCTCAGTACTTAGTGTTTCACTAATGTTTGAACCTTTACTGTCATTTGCTCTTAGAATTCAAAGGGAGTTGGGTTTAGCTGAATGATGTTTGAATGACTGATTTATTATACATCAAGTATATGATGTTTGATGTTTTGACACTCTGAAAATTTACTGTCCAATTCACAGATTAGATCGGTTCCCAACTGTCACTTTCCAGTTCGACAAGTCTCTTTCATTGGCGGTTTATCCTCGGGAGTATCTATTCCAAGTTCGAGTTAGTCCTTTTCAGACTCTTTTACCTTGTTcgtgttcttgttttcttgttctgACATAAAGACTGGCTATAGGAAGACACATGGTGTTTTGGTTGGCAAAACGGTGGATTGCAGActaaaggaggagaagaattaACAATTCTTGGAGGTACATAGCTTTTTTTTAAGATGACTTTCATCCTGCAAATGCTGTAAATATGAGTCTTGATTAATTGTCTCGCTGCGCAGACATGGCTCTCTCTAACAAGTTAGTTGTCTACGATATCGAAAACCAAGTCATTGGATGGACCAATCACAACTGTAAGCATTACAAATCCTGTCATTGTTTTTTTCGTTGCCACAAATACTAAGATTTGGAGCTATAACTGCAATGAATACTGAATCACACAGGTTCAGGAGGAATACAAGTAAAGGATGAAGAAACTGGAGCAATCTACACTGTTGGTGCACACAACCTCTCATGGTCGTCGTCTTTAGCTATTACAAGACTTCTTAcacttgtttctctcttaatTCCTTTCTTCTGTTACATGGCTTTATAGTTTCAGATAAAACCCTCTTTggaacaaaatttgttttaaaatattctcatttttatttattttgagagaggaagaagagattgacAACAAATCTGTAGTTGGAATTGGAGCTTTTTGAACAGACAAAAACAGGAAAATACCCAACAGACTGACAAAATTAAGCCTGAGGGGCTTTCACAGAATCACAGACACAAAGCCATTATTACATGTGATGTTTTTTTCACTCTTCTTTACTGACAAGACCAAAAAAACAGCATAAACatcaacaagaaagaaagacataaacaaaagacaaaattgacaaaaaattatGTTCCAAAACCAATTTATGACTCAAGGAAAAGAATAGAGATCAATGTAGAAAgttgaaaaggaaaacaaaaagacacagtaccttcttcttctcttgggtgattttatttgatatgatCTATCACCTCTCAAATTCTTCATTTcagctcttctttctcttttcactttCCAGGCACAAATCTTGGCAAGTTCAAAAGTGTATTAACTCTTGCAACACCTTCTAGTGCAGAATACTCTGTTCCAGGTTCTGTATCCAAGTTATCCTCTTCTTTTATCAGCTTCTCAGCTTCACTTTCGTCGAGAGCAATCTCTTTCCCCGTCCTGACAGTACTCGAACGGCCAAGACCGCTTGGTCCTGATGCATCAACATTCTCAGTTGCGGCTTTTAGTTCTTCGcctacttcttcatcttccagtCTGGAGATGGAAGATGATGTAGATATGACGTTTGAGTTGTTGGCGTCTAGATACAAGCAAACAGCGGCACAGTCATCGACTTTGGAAGTCGGGTATTTGTATCTCCAAGCTCTAACCGCAGACTCGACTATAGCTCTTGCTGCAGTGGAACGTGATGGAGCTGAAGCTACAATCCCCACTACATCATCATTTGAGAGAACATCCCAAATCTATCACACGAACATAATAACATTAGAAATGTGAGCAAATTTGCAAATAGAAAAGGAAATGTGactgagagaaagagaaattacCCCATCAGTAGCCAGCACAATAAACTCATCTTTCTCGGTTAAGCGACGGAAAGATACATCAGGTACAGAGATTAGGCCAAAATCTTTAAGGCAAAAGTCTCCAAAAGCACGTGCCATTGCAAGTCCAGGTGAGTCACAGTTTGGCAGCCAAACTCTACAAACCTCAGGTTCATCTCTAAGAGCAAACACCCGTCCACGAcattttcttattctctctgCCTCAGCTGTTATATCaatgggcaaaaaaaaaataacccaaTAAAAGTAAATTAGTGGATCCATCATACATCCACAGGACAACAGCATACATCCGCATAAGGAATAATCATTCAACCTGGGAGATTTGGCTTAAGATCCACAGTAAGTTGAACAGAGTGAAGAGCATTGTCACTGTCTCTTGTACCCATTACAGCTCTAGAGTCTCCAATATTTCCAACAACGAGATACTGACCCTGGAATATTGCAGAGGATACATAATAAAGATCAAGAAACAGTGAATAAGGCTTAAACTAAAAACATACCAAACCGAGACAATACCTGCTTGATCAAGGTTACAGCTGTCGTCCCACTGCAGAAACAGTCAACACTTCCATGGAATTTCAGTTCTCTATCCATAACTTTAAAAGCCTTAAGAAACGACTCTTTCAGCGTCTGAAACAATTCCGGATGGGATTCCAtgttctcctcctcctccatcttaGCAGATGTCCTAGGTTCTTCTTCAGCAGAtacagaagcagcagcagcagcagcagtatCTTCAGAGTTGTTAATGTTGGTTGCATTGTTAACGGTGTCGGTAGTGATAGCCTTTAGAACGCCTTCAACTGGTACTTTTGCTTCCCAATAAGTACTCAATTTGAGAGGGAGATTGTCTCTGACTCTCTTTGCAACCATATGACCATATGGACCATGCCCATCAAACACTCCACAGAAGACTGTATCTGTCCTCGAACCAAAATTCTGAGCGTGAAAACAGGAAACAATCAGAATCATTTGCATAGATCGGTAATAGAACCAAGATAATCTGGTGATTCTACATAGATATCAATATTTCAGATAGAAGCAGTGGAGAAACAATATAAActatgaaaaaaacataaatagaaacaagaaaagaaaggtaGGACTGTTGGAACAAACATACCTCCCAAACAACCATGGCATCTTGGTTAGGCCCTTTCTTGCCTTGTTGAGTGAAGATACAAGCAGCCTCACTTGATCCATTCAAGAACATCCGTCCAGGGACCCGATGCAACGGTTCTTCTCTCCTGTAATCAAAGGAAGAGTTCCTAGAGCCAGGTCGTTTCTTGgagttcttcctcttcctcacaCTAAACCCAGGAGAGCAAGGAGAGCCCGGTCCAGGGCTCCTGGTCTCAGCAGATAAACAGGACCCCATTCTAAGGGCCCTGATTATATTGAGAAGGCAATCCAGACCAACAATGGTACAATCACCCCCACGGTCCTCCAGTGggaaagattgaagctttaGATCACGATTCTCGCCGGAAAGAGCAATGATGATTCAAACTATGCAAAGAGATCTCTgcaagaagaagacaaaaactcTTTATTAGATCCCCAAATGATCAGCACAAAGAGCAAATGATGATTTGATGATGATTCAGTATGCAAGAAGACTTACAAACCTCAATTTTTAGTTGCAGCTACTTTCTGCAAGAAGACTGACTAAATGATCACATATAATTCCTCTCAACTGCCAGTACATACATACACCCACTAGTGAATCTTAAACCCAAACCGTCGAAAttgaatgaagaaaaaacagaataaaaaaatcaaGCTTTCCAAAGCTGACCACCAAGAAAAAGGCAAAGGTGAGAGACTTCTTCTGGGTCTGACCCCCCTTTTTGAGTCTTTCAAATATGTTTATTTGTAAACACTAATGTAAACCCAAAAGGAACAGATCtacgtagatttttttttctattgccaCCCAccacacagacacacacacacacacggagaagaaattaagaaagagaagtgtgtttttattttattaatacatGAGCCATCAATCAAAGAACAGCGCTTGAGAAAGAGACTCAAAACACGAGAATCATGAAAACCCTTTTcgtctttctctgtttcttcttcgtctgcaaccaatcaaaagaagaaatcacTGAGATAAACAATTGAActctccacaaaaaaaaagaatcaaactttacctatcaaaatttagaaaaaaaaattcacaattcGAGCTGAAAGGAGACTCACCAGGATACAGATCAATCAAAAGGATCTCAGAATCAGATTCAAATCGATGATTTTTGAGCTAGGGATTCTGTTCGTGCGTtgatagattattaaaaaaaaacaaaaaaaaaaaaagagaaaagatgaatattttttaaaagacgAGAAAGAAACGCAACCACCAACTACAAACccgttctttcttcttcgtctttctaCTTTTGTGCATGTGCGTGTAGAGAGAGAAAgtagaagagagagatagaaacaGTAATGGAGGAGATGGGTcactcgctctctctctctctaaacttATAACCaaaatgtattaattttgtaatgagattttttttctttgtgatgactgatttttttattttatttgtatgtgtCTGTTTTTGtgaataatgattttttttttggggtttcagGCTGGCACAATTAACATGGGGTTGGATAAGACGTTTCTTACACATAATTTCCCGACATCCACTagaatataatcatatattataagaattattatttctattttttgaaaattaaaaaaaatatatatatatccaatacagatcatttataattttatattattatttagatcaaaatcatatataaggTCTCTCAATCAGTCAATCAATCCCACATGACATGATGAGAGAGGGTCTTTATCAAATTTAATCCATGATTTACATATGCATGCTATTTGGTGcgttaaccaaaacaaaaagaaaagaatactAACCACTCTGAATAAAACGCTGAATTCTTCTATAAATGATCATACAATTACTACTTTACTTATTTTGTCCTATTGATCcgcttcgattttttttttctttttcttttcttttttttttaacaatatgaaagaaaattaCACATTTTATTTGAAACCTAAAATTAATACTTGTCACTTATGGTGTAACAACAACTCTATATGCATAATGCATATATAACTGATTGTTTTATTGAAGCTAAAACAAGTAGAGAGAGACAAGAGTCGATGGAACACATGAGATGTGTGAATAGAGAGAAGTGATCTTTGTTAACTTGAAGCCACATGTCGGCAAGGAGGCACAGAATCCAACACGTATCAGTTTCTCTTctcatgcaaatgcaaaaatcaGATCTGCAgatcacatttttgtttttggtgttggGGACAGACTAACCTTACCTGTtaagagtttttattttgtctttgattttttagGTTCTCATGAATGAACCCAAAACCATTTTCTCTTTCGGTCTTACTATGATGACTCTTAtgatcttatcttcttcttccacctcttCTCAATCAAAGAATcgtaccttcttcttcttttttttttttttctttaatttcttgttgATAAGATCGCAGATTAGGTTGAAATAGGAACGAGTACTTTGGTTGGGGTCCCTTGTATCAGAATCAGGATAAGGATTGTTTTAGAAAGAAACGTAATTTTTATATCCGCGTTTACACTTGcatataaaatacatatatcttCAAATTGCAAATGGTTTCTTCgttttataagatatttttgagaaaaacataaacaaagcaGAAGAAAATCATTAAGATCTACTCGGGGGGTCTAACCACGTAAATTATCCACTAACCAATCAAACCTCATCAACATCAAAATCTCTTTTTAAGTTCTTATCTCCAATAACACCAGTatcaagcaaaagaaaaaaaaaagcaaaaatgcaacacagaataattcctttttttttcctgggaATCGCACCAGCAAGTGTGTACCTTTCATCTCTTTTTCAAGAACTGAGTTCTTTCAACAATACCCCAACGAAAGTATCTTTAGATTCATTCTTGATTTCCTTTTCACTTCCCTTAACAAGCTTCTTCAATGTCACAACATCTTTACTGAGTTCTTCTTCATCTACCATCACCATCCAAGGAATCCCTGAATCCCTAACACGATCGAAATGCTTTGATTTCCTCTTGCTCACAAGATACTCTGCGTTGATCTTAGCCTCCCATAACTGACTTGCCAATTCCGCTGCTAACGCTAGTTGATTATCCTTCATTATACTAACCAAAACCTGTGTCTCCGTAGGTCGGATCACCTAAGTTCATAGCAAAAACAAAGTTCATAATCTGTTCTTTTAGAATAAAGATCAACAAACAGCATAAGAGTTTCGGAAGTTACTTGATTCTTTTTCTCGTTAAGTTCTTCCATTATGTTAAACACTCGCTCGATTCCAAGGCTCATCCCAACTGCAGGGACTTGCTTTGTTCCAAACATTCCTATTAGGTTATCATATCGCCCACCAGCACCAATTGATCCAACCTgcagaaagaagaaattaaagacCATAAACTTTCTCTAATTGAATTGCAAGAAGCCAAGCCGAAGGATTTTACCTCTGCTCCTATACAAACGGCTTCAAAGATGACGCCGGTGTAGTAATCAAGACCTCTAGCTAGACTTAGATCAAAGACTATCCTGTGACTGCACTTCGATCTTTCAAGAGCTTCAAACATGATACTCAACTCATCAAGAGCTTCTCTTGATGAATGGTTAGCTAAGAACTCACTCCCTTCTTGTCTCAGTTTAGACAAAAGCTCCAATGGAGCTCCCTTCTCCTTAACAAAGTTGCCAATTCTGTCTGCAATCTCTGACGATAAGCCCTTCTCTTCCaccatttctttcttcacttGCTCAAATGATTGCTTGTCTAACTTGTCGATACTCGAACAGATGGTTCTGAATTTTTCAGGTGGTACTCCACATATCTCCAGCATTCCATCAAGCAACTTGCGGTGATTCAGTTTCACCTATTTAAACAAAACCAGAATCAAGAACATAGCCAAAGAGAAAACCAACCAGGAAAGATTAGGACTTTCAACTAAGTTATTACCTCATAATCTCCAATCTCCAATTCATCGAGAAGTTCAGTTAATATCTTGACAATTTCAAAATCGGGTCCCATTGGTTCGAACAAACCAGCGATATCAAAATCACACTGATAAAACTCCCTGTATCGCCCTTTCGATGGATTATCCCTTCTGTATACCTTTGCTATTTGGTATCTTTTGAATGATGTGATTCCATTCATAGCGACATACCGTGCAAATGGAACAGTTAAATCATATCGTAAAGAGCAGAGCTCTCCACCCTGCAATTAATGTATTCACATGAGCACGAATTCcgataaataatttcaaatatacTGATGAAATTGCAGCAGACGAGATGAGTTTAACCTGATCAGCAATATCATAAACCAATTTCGAGTCTTCTCCATACTTCCCCATAAGGGTCTCCCTCAATTCAAAAACAGGAGTATCAAGTGCAGTTGCACCATGCCTCTTGAAAACGTTTTGTATGATTGCAAATGCTTTTTCTCGGACTGCCATTTGTTCTTTAGCGAAATCTCGAGTTCCCTGCCACAGAATCAAACAAATCAGAAATTAACATGAGacctaaatattatatatctttgaGATTGTGATTTACCTTTGGAAGCTTGGGAAGTCTCCTGTTTTCATTACTTTCTACAATCTCTTTCACTTTATCCAAAAAGCTATCAAAACCGTGACCCGCAGGGTTGaaaagatttaagatttgttcCACCCATTGCTTCAAATAATTCATCAGGTCACCATCACTTGTTGCCTCATTACTCACCAATTTATCTTTAATAAACTGGAGAACTATACTCGTCCCCTTCCCCACAACTGcttttttctcattcttcttctttttcttatccgTCTTCGAATCTTCTTTGTCCGCATCTCCCTTCTTCTGAACAAACAACTCTCCACCTGCAAGAGCAAAAAAGGCAGcaactgcctccaaaccaaCGATTCTCCATACAACCCCCAGAGACTCATTCAGTTCATGAGCAAACCTGATGTAATCCTCTCCCAAATGAGCAGTATAAGCTAACTTATAGCTATTCTTTAGATTCTCATACTCAACACTGCTCTTTTCAAACACTTCAGACAAACCATTCCTCAGATTCTCATTCCCAATCGACTCAAAACAGATCTTAGCACGAAGGAACGAACACACTCCTAAGTTTTTGATAGCCGTCGACAAAGGTGCCAATGTAGTTCCTAAAGCCTCACCAATTCCAGTGTTTCCAGATCCAGTTTTGCCTCCTTTAACACCGGAATTCAATTCTCTCCGAGCATCAGAGTGCAAGCTTTTCACCACAAACCTAAATTTGCCATGAATCCAAGGAATCTTCGAAATCTCCTCGATTTCTAACTTCCCTGTACCTTTATACCCGTTAAGCAAAACCTTGAGATCACCAGCAACACCAATCACATCTTTATCACCATTCCCATCTCCTGAATCCAACGAGCTAAACGAAGCTATATCAGCCTTTGTAACCTCAACACTCAACGCAGCTACAGAATCCACAATCTGGGAAAGAGTCGTCGATTTGTGATCTATAATAGAACAGAGTCCAATCAACGAAGCAAAAGATTTCTCCAACACAATGTTTTCCCCTTCCGTCACATCAATCTCACCCAATTCGAAATTCTCAGCCTCCGAATTCAAAATGTCCGAGATTTTAACCGGAAGAACAGAACGAGCGGTGGAGGAAGAAGGAGGACCAGAAGTCGACAAAATAAGCTTGTTTAAGATAACAGCCAAAGAAGCTCTGGTTTCTTCGTTCGTCAACCCTTCAGGGATACCTAAGGAGCTTCGTTTGATCGATGGAGCGTTTCTAGTGGAAAATCTTTCGATCGCAGAAGAATCAATTCGAACATTCGCGACGCCGGAAGCAATCTTGTAAACGGAGGGGGAATTGAAAGACGATCCTTTACCTCCGAGATTGATGGACGATCTCTCCGCCGCCATTATTACACACTTACAGAGCTGAAGCCGGAGCGctgtttagggttttctttctttagacGTGTGACTGCGTGAGTGAGTAAAAGACGACGACACAAGAATTAGAGAACGGAAAATTGCGGAAATACCCCCTCAAATTATCtactttttggaattttagcCTTGAATAAATTTGCAAATATTGGATAGTTCGAGGATCTTTTTGCATTTTAAGAaagtattttcttatttaactCCCAAACTCAAACATATGTAAATCAAAGAAGCGATATTAAAAGAAGGAAGACAAAGCTCAAAAAGCAGCAGctaaaacaacaacacttgCAACACTTATTAAACGGATAATTCGATCTGGGAAACAAGGATACCATCAGTATCTGCATAAAGCCATTCCCCATCGCAAATCCGAGTGCCAGCCATGTTCAAAGGCACTCTTTGTTCACCAAGTCCTTTCTTACTCGCCTTTATAGGATGAGAAGCTAAAGCTCTTACTCCAATGTCGCAACCATTGATCTCATCGACGTCTCTGATGCAACCGTTCACTATGATCCCTGCCCATCCGTTGTTCTGCGCTTGTACTACCGGGTTTCCTCCAAGTATCGCGCAACGTAAACTCCCTCCACCATCCACCACAAGAACTCTTCCATtgcctgttttttttttaacatttgtgAGCTTTAGATGTGAAAAATACAGAGAGCAGATTGGTTTATTGTAAAAAAGACTCGGGTGTTTTGAAAGATCTATCTCATCTCTAGTCACTAAATTGATCTAGGCTACTCAACAAGTTGGTAAGCCAAAAGGTGAAATCGTTTGATGTTTCTAACATCTTGCATCCTCATCATCACCATTACTATCATCATCTATAACgagttcttgaatcttgatgtaATAATAGTATAGAAACACATTGGTTTATTCTAAAACTATCCATTTGCAAAGTGACTGAAGAAGTATTACCACTGAAGCTAGTTGACAAGTAAGTGTCTCTCTATGTGTCTctctatacttaaagacttcttcaaacatatatagtttcgAACAAGGAACCATTGAAGCTAGTTGAGAACTAAGTAACATACCAGAATTGAATCTAagccattatcatcatcatcaccattattatcatcatctatAACGAGTTCTTGAACCTTGATGTAATGATAGTATAGAAACACATTGGTTTATTCTAAATACAATGAATCGAAGCACACCTCTTTTTCTCATCACCAACTATCCATTTGCAAAGTGATTGAAGAAGTATTAACAGTGAAGCTAGTTGACAAGTAACAGACCACTGTGTCTCTATATCTCTATACTTAAGACTTcttcaaacatatatagtttcaaGCAAAGAACCATTGAAGGTAGTTGACAACTAAGTAACAGACCAGAATTGAATCTAAGCCATGTCAATGATCCTCTGGAAGTTCATATCTCTATTCTCTATGAGTAAAGTTTCAGTATTTATGGAATCTTTTCTTTGGCAAGAGTTATTAAAATACCTTTCTCTTCGAGGAAGTGACGGATTAAGCCATTGTCTT is drawn from Camelina sativa cultivar DH55 chromosome 1, Cs, whole genome shotgun sequence and contains these coding sequences:
- the LOC104777833 gene encoding probable protein phosphatase 2C 33, which produces MGSCLSAETRSPGPGSPCSPGFSVRKRKNSKKRPGSRNSSFDYRREEPLHRVPGRMFLNGSSEAACIFTQQGKKGPNQDAMVVWENFGSRTDTVFCGVFDGHGPYGHMVAKRVRDNLPLKLSTYWEAKVPVEGVLKAITTDTVNNATNINNSEDTAAAAAASVSAEEEPRTSAKMEEEENMESHPELFQTLKESFLKAFKVMDRELKFHGSVDCFCSGTTAVTLIKQGQYLVVGNIGDSRAVMGTRDSDNALHSVQLTVDLKPNLPAEAERIRKCRGRVFALRDEPEVCRVWLPNCDSPGLAMARAFGDFCLKDFGLISVPDVSFRRLTEKDEFIVLATDGIWDVLSNDDVVGIVASAPSRSTAARAIVESAVRAWRYKYPTSKVDDCAAVCLYLDANNSNVISTSSSISRLEDEEVGEELKAATENVDASGPSGLGRSSTVRTGKEIALDESEAEKLIKEEDNLDTEPGTEYSALEGVARVNTLLNLPRFVPGK
- the LOC104778432 gene encoding histidine--tRNA ligase, cytoplasmic, with the protein product MAAERSSINLGGKGSSFNSPSVYKIASGVANVRIDSSAIERFSTRNAPSIKRSSLGIPEGLTNEETRASLAVILNKLILSTSGPPSSSTARSVLPVKISDILNSEAENFELGEIDVTEGENIVLEKSFASLIGLCSIIDHKSTTLSQIVDSVAALSVEVTKADIASFSSLDSGDGNGDKDVIGVAGDLKVLLNGYKGTGKLEIEEISKIPWIHGKFRFVVKSLHSDARRELNSGVKGGKTGSGNTGIGEALGTTLAPLSTAIKNLGVCSFLRAKICFESIGNENLRNGLSEVFEKSSVEYENLKNSYKLAYTAHLGEDYIRFAHELNESLGVVWRIVGLEAVAAFFALAGGELFVQKKGDADKEDSKTDKKKKKNEKKAVVGKGTSIVLQFIKDKLVSNEATSDGDLMNYLKQWVEQILNLFNPAGHGFDSFLDKVKEIVESNENRRLPKLPKGTRDFAKEQMAVREKAFAIIQNVFKRHGATALDTPVFELRETLMGKYGEDSKLVYDIADQGGELCSLRYDLTVPFARYVAMNGITSFKRYQIAKVYRRDNPSKGRYREFYQCDFDIAGLFEPMGPDFEIVKILTELLDELEIGDYEVKLNHRKLLDGMLEICGVPPEKFRTICSSIDKLDKQSFEQVKKEMVEEKGLSSEIADRIGNFVKEKGAPLELLSKLRQEGSEFLANHSSREALDELSIMFEALERSKCSHRIVFDLSLARGLDYYTGVIFEAVCIGAEVGSIGAGGRYDNLIGMFGTKQVPAVGMSLGIERVFNIMEELNEKKNQVIRPTETQVLVSIMKDNQLALAAELASQLWEAKINAEYLVSKRKSKHFDRVRDSGIPWMVMVDEEELSKDVVTLKKLVKGSEKEIKNESKDTFVGVLLKELSS
- the LOC104778524 gene encoding putative 4-hydroxy-4-methyl-2-oxoglutarate aldolase 1, translating into MAFVTTAEVCDANQEMIRSGQLRALQPVFQIYGRRQIFSGPVVTVKVFEDNGLIRHFLEEKGNGRVLVVDGGGSLRCAILGGNPVVQAQNNGWAGIIVNGCIRDVDEINGCDIGVRALASHPIKASKKGLGEQRVPLNMAGTRICDGEWLYADTDGILVSQIELSV